A part of Leifsonia xyli subsp. xyli str. CTCB07 genomic DNA contains:
- a CDS encoding DEAD/DEAH box helicase — translation MTHQTFAELGVPAALVSVLAADGKAEPFPIQAGTLPDTLAGRDVLGRGKTGSGKTIAFSLPLAARLGADRAGAASRGRRPRGLVLAPTRELATQIDATLAPLAAALDLRTTTIFGGVSQNRQVTALRAGVDIVVACPGRLDDLMKQGILSLDAIEITVLDEADHMADLGFLPTVTRILDKTPAGGQRLLFSATLDNGVDKLVKRFLRDEVLHSVDEATSHVEAMTHHVFEVAEAEAKKELVNALASGQGRRILFTRTKHQAKRLAKQLTSAGVPAVDLHGNLSQGARDRNLAAFGSGDVRVLVATDVAARGVHVDDVELVVHVDPPAEHKAYLHRSGRTARAGSAGDVVTVMLPEQAGDMRSLLRAAAITTTPQKVTSRSEPVRALVGEPAERIAPAAPGQGGGRGQGAGRSAGTGSGRDTGRDRNGRDQRPRAQTGGNAPARSRTQTGQATLPANGRPGARRASSDGRSGEVRVVHSTSTRDPHSERSATAERQSAGRAGGAGDEGTPSGRRRRRGGRGRGANSAAPTAG, via the coding sequence GTGACCCACCAGACCTTCGCCGAACTCGGCGTGCCCGCCGCCCTCGTCTCCGTCCTCGCCGCCGACGGCAAAGCCGAACCGTTCCCCATCCAGGCCGGCACCCTCCCCGACACCCTCGCGGGACGGGATGTGCTGGGACGGGGCAAGACCGGCTCCGGCAAAACCATCGCGTTCTCGCTGCCGCTCGCGGCGCGGCTCGGCGCTGACCGCGCGGGCGCCGCTTCCCGGGGGCGCCGCCCGCGCGGCCTCGTCCTGGCCCCGACGCGCGAGCTCGCAACCCAGATCGACGCGACCCTCGCACCGCTCGCGGCGGCGCTGGACTTGCGGACGACGACCATCTTCGGCGGCGTCTCGCAGAACCGCCAGGTCACCGCCCTCCGGGCCGGCGTCGACATCGTCGTGGCCTGCCCTGGGCGGCTGGACGACCTCATGAAGCAGGGGATACTGTCGCTCGACGCGATCGAGATCACCGTGCTCGACGAGGCCGACCACATGGCCGACCTCGGCTTCCTGCCGACCGTGACCCGCATCCTGGACAAGACACCGGCCGGCGGCCAGCGCCTGCTGTTCTCGGCGACACTGGACAACGGCGTGGACAAACTCGTGAAACGCTTCCTCCGCGATGAGGTGCTGCACTCGGTGGACGAAGCGACCAGCCACGTCGAGGCCATGACGCACCACGTCTTCGAGGTCGCCGAAGCGGAAGCGAAGAAAGAGCTGGTCAACGCGCTTGCCTCCGGCCAGGGGCGGCGCATCCTGTTCACCCGGACGAAGCACCAGGCCAAGCGCCTGGCCAAGCAGCTCACCTCCGCCGGCGTCCCCGCCGTCGATCTGCACGGAAACCTCAGCCAGGGCGCCCGAGACCGCAACCTCGCGGCCTTCGGCTCCGGCGATGTGCGCGTGCTCGTCGCCACGGATGTCGCCGCGCGCGGCGTGCATGTGGACGATGTGGAACTCGTCGTCCACGTCGACCCGCCCGCCGAGCACAAGGCCTACCTGCACCGCTCCGGACGCACCGCGCGCGCGGGGAGCGCGGGAGATGTCGTCACGGTGATGCTGCCGGAACAGGCGGGCGACATGCGCAGCCTGCTGCGGGCAGCCGCGATCACGACGACGCCGCAGAAGGTGACATCGCGGTCAGAGCCGGTGCGCGCACTCGTGGGCGAGCCGGCTGAGCGCATCGCCCCGGCCGCACCGGGGCAGGGCGGCGGGCGCGGACAGGGCGCAGGCCGCTCGGCAGGCACCGGCAGCGGACGGGACACCGGCCGCGATCGCAACGGCCGCGATCAGCGCCCGCGGGCGCAGACCGGCGGAAACGCCCCCGCCCGCTCACGGACGCAGACCGGCCAGGCCACGCTGCCCGCGAACGGCCGGCCCGGAGCGCGCCGGGCGAGCAGCGACGGGCGCAGCGGGGAGGTGCGCGTCGTCCACAGCACCTCGACGCGAGACCCCCACAGCGAGCGGAGCGCGACCGCGGAGCGGCAGTCCGCCGGGCGGGCGGGCGGGGCCGGAGACGAGGGTACGCCCTCGGGTCGTCGCCGTCGCCGAGGCGGCAGGGGCCGGGGCGCGAACAGCGCAGCCCCCACCGCCGGCTGA
- a CDS encoding NUDIX hydrolase family protein: MSVRTPDPEPTPDPTPGDGRQAGPAWLSDIELEQVRRRLPLLYVEAVPVRVDGLGQVAEVGVLLRANAVGEITRTLISGRVMYGETLREALFRHLEKDLGPMAFPLLPVSPLPFQVAEYFPLPGVSPYTDERQHAVSLAYVVPVTGTCEPRQDALEITWMTPEEAVSSTVCDELEGGRGALIKAAMGAAGRLF, from the coding sequence ATGAGCGTGCGAACCCCCGACCCGGAGCCCACCCCCGACCCGACCCCGGGCGACGGCCGGCAGGCCGGTCCGGCCTGGCTGAGCGACATCGAGCTGGAGCAGGTGCGCCGCCGCCTGCCTCTGCTCTACGTCGAGGCAGTTCCGGTCCGCGTCGACGGCCTCGGGCAGGTCGCCGAGGTCGGCGTTCTCCTGCGGGCGAACGCTGTGGGGGAGATCACGCGCACCCTCATCTCCGGCCGCGTGATGTACGGAGAGACGCTGCGCGAGGCGCTCTTCCGCCACCTGGAGAAGGACCTCGGCCCGATGGCGTTCCCGCTGCTGCCGGTGAGCCCGCTCCCGTTCCAGGTGGCGGAGTACTTTCCGCTGCCGGGCGTCTCGCCCTACACTGACGAGCGGCAGCATGCGGTGTCTCTCGCGTACGTCGTCCCGGTCACCGGCACCTGCGAGCCGCGGCAGGACGCGCTCGAGATCACCTGGATGACACCGGAGGAAGCGGTGTCATCGACCGTCTGCGACGAGCTCGAAGGCGGCCGAGGGGCGCTGATCAAAGCGGCGATGGGCGCGGCCGGAAGGCTCTTTTAG
- a CDS encoding alpha/beta hydrolase, producing MAFPAPDLRIDREAVLWSAGERDRVGRPILVLLHGYGSDEADLFGISAYLPLEPVIASLRAPIPEGPGFAWFSRFTNVPADPLAGNADAAARAVLDWLAEQPEAPTGLLGFSQGGALALQVLRLAPERFDYAVTLSGFVVQGRQDGDARLAERRPPVFWGRGTLDEVIPGVSIDRAADWLPAHSALDQRVYEGMGHAISQLELGDISAFIRELLPR from the coding sequence GTGGCGTTCCCCGCTCCAGACCTCCGCATCGATCGTGAAGCGGTGCTCTGGTCCGCGGGTGAGCGCGATCGCGTCGGCCGACCGATCCTCGTCCTCCTGCACGGCTACGGCTCCGACGAGGCCGATCTGTTCGGCATCTCCGCGTACCTGCCGCTGGAGCCGGTGATCGCCTCGCTGCGGGCACCCATCCCGGAAGGCCCCGGCTTCGCGTGGTTCTCACGGTTCACCAACGTCCCGGCCGACCCGCTCGCAGGGAACGCCGACGCGGCCGCCCGCGCGGTGCTGGACTGGCTGGCCGAACAGCCGGAGGCTCCGACCGGGCTGCTCGGCTTCTCGCAGGGCGGAGCCCTCGCCCTCCAGGTGCTGCGGCTGGCTCCGGAGCGCTTCGACTACGCGGTCACGCTCTCCGGCTTCGTGGTGCAGGGCAGGCAGGACGGGGATGCCCGGCTCGCCGAACGCCGCCCTCCGGTGTTCTGGGGGCGCGGCACGCTCGACGAGGTCATCCCGGGCGTGTCGATCGACCGCGCAGCGGACTGGCTGCCCGCGCACTCGGCGCTCGACCAGCGCGTCTACGAGGGGATGGGCCACGCCATCTCCCAGCTGGAGCTGGGCGACATCTCGGCGTTCATCCGCGAGCTTCTGCCGCGCTGA
- a CDS encoding Lhr family helicase: MLAALARGGGYFFRQLSDALGAESGAPVDDSTLVTALWDLVWAGLVTNDTLAPLRTHTGGGTAHKRPRQPTRSRMYRGRASGRSAVTARMGPPTAAGRWALLPERDLASTVRAHGQAETLLERYGFVTRGSAMNEGTPGGFALAYKVLSGFEGTGRARRGYFVETLGGAQFASGPTVNRLRSFARDHTQERPFGAVALAETDPANPYGAALPWPAVPRADGGATGSGTGHRPGRKAGALVVLVDGDLTLYVERGGKSLLSFVAAETDDAGRPALAATARALAALVTGRRVDILAIETANGGFVLGTPLGEALTEAGFLPTPRGLRLRG, translated from the coding sequence GTGCTGGCGGCCCTCGCTCGCGGCGGCGGGTACTTCTTCCGCCAGCTCTCGGACGCTCTCGGGGCGGAGAGCGGCGCGCCGGTGGACGACTCCACACTCGTCACCGCTCTCTGGGACCTCGTCTGGGCGGGACTGGTCACCAACGACACGCTCGCGCCGCTGCGCACGCACACGGGCGGCGGCACCGCACACAAGCGGCCCCGCCAGCCGACACGCTCCCGGATGTACCGCGGGCGGGCAAGCGGGCGCTCGGCGGTGACCGCCCGGATGGGGCCGCCGACCGCAGCCGGGCGCTGGGCTCTGCTCCCGGAGCGTGACCTCGCCTCCACGGTCCGCGCCCACGGGCAGGCCGAGACGCTGCTCGAGCGGTACGGCTTCGTCACCCGGGGCTCGGCGATGAACGAGGGGACGCCCGGTGGATTCGCCCTCGCGTACAAAGTGCTGAGCGGGTTCGAGGGGACCGGGCGGGCGCGCCGCGGCTACTTCGTGGAGACGCTGGGCGGTGCGCAGTTCGCGAGCGGGCCGACCGTGAACCGGCTGCGTTCGTTCGCGCGTGACCACACGCAGGAACGGCCGTTCGGGGCGGTCGCGCTGGCCGAGACCGATCCGGCGAATCCGTATGGCGCCGCGCTGCCGTGGCCGGCCGTCCCGCGAGCGGACGGGGGCGCGACCGGCTCGGGGACCGGGCACCGCCCCGGGCGGAAGGCCGGAGCGCTCGTCGTCCTGGTCGACGGCGATCTGACACTGTACGTCGAACGCGGCGGCAAGAGCCTCCTGAGCTTCGTGGCGGCGGAGACAGACGATGCGGGCCGCCCGGCGCTGGCGGCGACGGCGCGAGCCCTCGCGGCGCTGGTGACCGGCCGGCGCGTGGACATACTGGCGATCGAGACCGCAAACGGCGGCTTCGTACTCGGGACGCCGCTCGGCGAAGCGCTCACAGAGGCGGGCTTCCTGCCCACCCCGCGCGGGCTGCGGCTGCGCGGATGA
- a CDS encoding LCP family protein, with the protein MNDPGADGNEPTTEIVGRVPADQQRDPRRPVRATRPAAETASGRTRAGARTAEFDPFGLGGGGHSGDGGRGGPALPENGGGGSGGDRPPRKRRRAKRILAWTAACLAVLLIVVGGYAAYSYFRFIGGVSHVDVIDKPAHDADGRDQNILLVGDDHRPDGATKAELDQLSTTGDGGGTNTDTMMILHVPADGKSATLISLPRDSWVAVPGHGMNKLNAAFSLGGGASDSAAGAKLLIQTVQNLTGLGIDHYVRVSLLGFYTIAKALGPIEVCLNEAVNDPYSGAKFPAGVSTLDAKQALSFVRQRHGLPRGDLDRVVRQQYFLSVEARKFLSAGTLLNPGKLTKVLDAVSGSIETDPGLDFLQLAAQLQGLTGGKIQSATIPITGTPTITVDGQDLSIVEVDTAAMPAFIQRLMGTPSAYDDAKAAKPAETTVTVLNGGSENGAAASATQTFAAAGFKTGTAGDASTRATTVIQYPKGQESQAKAVAAYLPGATAQETASVSTVTVVLGDDGIMPAAPSTAAPGSPAHATPAPTPSGPATSYSDKVCIN; encoded by the coding sequence GTGAACGATCCCGGTGCCGACGGCAATGAACCGACGACCGAGATCGTCGGCCGCGTCCCCGCGGACCAGCAGCGCGACCCGCGCCGGCCGGTTCGGGCGACCCGGCCGGCAGCCGAGACGGCTTCGGGGCGCACACGGGCCGGTGCGAGAACGGCGGAGTTCGATCCGTTCGGGCTGGGCGGAGGGGGTCACAGCGGAGACGGCGGCCGGGGTGGCCCGGCCCTCCCGGAAAACGGCGGCGGAGGCTCCGGGGGCGACCGTCCTCCCCGCAAGCGCCGCCGCGCGAAGCGGATCCTCGCCTGGACGGCGGCCTGCCTCGCTGTGCTCCTGATCGTCGTGGGCGGGTACGCGGCCTACAGCTACTTCCGGTTCATCGGGGGCGTCTCCCACGTCGATGTGATCGACAAGCCGGCGCACGACGCGGACGGCCGGGACCAGAACATCCTGCTGGTCGGCGACGACCACCGGCCCGATGGCGCGACGAAGGCCGAACTCGACCAGCTGAGCACCACCGGCGACGGGGGCGGCACCAACACGGACACGATGATGATCCTGCACGTCCCGGCCGATGGGAAGTCCGCCACGCTGATCTCACTGCCGCGCGACTCCTGGGTGGCGGTGCCCGGCCACGGGATGAACAAACTCAACGCCGCGTTCTCGCTCGGCGGCGGCGCGAGCGACTCGGCCGCGGGCGCGAAGCTGCTCATCCAGACCGTGCAGAACCTCACAGGGCTGGGCATCGACCACTACGTCCGCGTCTCGCTGCTCGGCTTTTACACCATTGCTAAGGCTCTCGGGCCGATCGAGGTGTGCCTGAACGAGGCGGTCAACGACCCCTACTCGGGAGCGAAGTTCCCTGCCGGGGTCTCGACGCTGGACGCGAAGCAGGCGCTGTCGTTCGTGCGCCAGCGGCACGGACTGCCGCGCGGCGACCTGGACCGCGTCGTCCGCCAGCAGTACTTCCTCTCCGTCGAGGCGCGCAAGTTCCTCTCCGCGGGGACGCTGCTGAACCCGGGCAAGCTGACAAAGGTGCTGGACGCCGTGAGCGGCTCGATCGAGACCGACCCCGGTCTCGACTTCTTGCAGCTCGCCGCTCAGCTGCAAGGACTGACTGGCGGCAAGATCCAGTCGGCGACGATCCCGATCACCGGCACTCCGACCATCACCGTCGACGGCCAGGACCTCTCGATCGTCGAGGTGGACACGGCCGCGATGCCGGCGTTCATCCAGCGCCTGATGGGCACGCCGAGCGCCTACGACGACGCCAAGGCCGCGAAACCAGCGGAGACCACCGTCACCGTCCTCAACGGCGGCAGCGAGAACGGCGCCGCCGCCAGCGCGACCCAGACCTTCGCCGCCGCGGGGTTCAAGACCGGGACGGCCGGCGACGCGAGCACCCGCGCGACCACGGTCATCCAGTACCCGAAGGGCCAGGAGTCGCAGGCTAAGGCCGTCGCCGCCTACCTCCCCGGGGCCACAGCACAGGAGACAGCCAGCGTCAGCACGGTGACGGTCGTCCTCGGCGACGACGGCATCATGCCCGCCGCGCCGTCCACGGCGGCCCCGGGCTCGCCGGCCCACGCCACGCCGGCGCCCACGCCCTCCGGTCCGGCGACCAGCTACTCGGACAAGGTGTGCATCAACTGA
- a CDS encoding DNA-formamidopyrimidine glycosylase family protein: MPEGDTVYQAADRLRRALAGRVLTATDFRVPAYATVDLSGQRVDEVVSRGKHLLIRVGGHSVHSHLKMDGSWEVYPPGGRWRHPAHQARVVLRTAEGEAVGFLLGTLDLLPREREDEAVDDLGPNLLDPGWDAASAAEAVRRLRERPGAPVAVALLDQRALAGIGNVYANELCFLRGMLPTRPVREADIPAAVDLAHRLLAANRDRSVRVTTGDTRRGRTTWVYGRQGQPCRRCGTPIRRGRLGYTELTERVTSFCPVCQS; encoded by the coding sequence ATGCCTGAGGGAGACACCGTCTACCAGGCCGCTGACCGGCTGCGCCGGGCGCTCGCGGGGCGGGTGCTCACGGCCACCGACTTCCGCGTACCCGCGTATGCGACCGTGGACCTCAGCGGGCAGCGCGTCGACGAGGTGGTCAGCCGCGGGAAGCACCTGCTGATCCGGGTGGGCGGGCACAGCGTCCACAGCCACCTGAAGATGGACGGCTCGTGGGAGGTGTACCCGCCGGGCGGCCGCTGGCGGCATCCCGCGCACCAGGCGCGCGTCGTGCTCCGGACCGCGGAAGGCGAGGCGGTCGGGTTTCTGCTCGGGACGCTGGACCTGCTTCCCCGGGAACGGGAGGACGAGGCGGTCGACGATCTCGGGCCGAATCTGCTGGACCCGGGCTGGGATGCGGCTTCGGCCGCCGAGGCGGTGCGACGCCTCCGGGAGCGTCCCGGGGCGCCGGTCGCGGTCGCCCTGCTCGATCAGCGCGCCCTCGCGGGGATCGGGAACGTCTACGCGAACGAGCTGTGCTTCCTGCGCGGGATGCTGCCGACCCGGCCGGTGCGCGAGGCGGACATCCCCGCCGCGGTCGATCTCGCCCACCGGTTGCTGGCCGCGAACCGCGACCGGAGCGTGCGGGTGACGACCGGCGACACCCGCCGCGGGCGCACCACCTGGGTGTACGGACGGCAGGGGCAGCCGTGCCGTCGCTGCGGGACACCGATCCGGCGGGGCCGGCTCGGGTACACGGAGCTGACGGAGCGGGTCACCTCCTTCTGCCCGGTCTGCCAGAGCTGA